TAAAGATCCAAACGAATGGGTAGAAGGTGCCAACGAAGAAGGAAAAGATCCAGACCCGAACGAGATCAAAGAGAATGAGATCAGCGGAGAAGGTACTGATAAAGACGGATTCTTATTCGCTTTTTATGGAGACAAGGCCCCTACTCCGATCATCGATTTTTCATTGAGAGATTATTTTCCAGAGAATGCTCGCGCACAAGGTATTTCCGATGCGATGATCTACTTGGAAGTGCAGGTAGATGAAAAAGGAAATCTGATCAATGCGAAGGTAATCAAATCTTCTATTCGCGGATACGGTTTCGAAGAAGCCGCAGTTAAAGTAATCCGATTAGCTCGTTGGAGCCCCGGTTATGCGAAAGGAAGACCTACTCGTATGAACCATAGAGTGCCTGTCCATTTCGAACTGGACGATAACTAATCTCGACGTTTCAAACCGCCTAAATATTTCCATATTTTACACAATGGAAATATTTTTCTGAATAAGATTCCTTATATATTCAAGGCTATATTCTAAGAATATAGCTGCGGATTTCCGCTTAGTTTTCGTCCATTGTAACTAGAGATGGAATCCGGGGCTTGGAAATTTTTTATGACCGGCGTAATTGCCAGTTTGATCATCGTATTCTTCTTTTCTCATTCCAATACTGGAATGATCCAAGCCGAGAAGGATGTCCCGGAAGAAACCTTAATTCTCGCGGATAAACAAGAGAGCGTTTCAATCCAATCTATATTCTTTGGAAAACAAAACTTCTTATATTTCGGATCTTTAGACTCTTCTAAAAACGATCTGGATCAAGTGGAGAAATTCGTCCAGTGGTTTGATAAATCCGCGCCGGGTGATTCCCAATTTGTATTTATCAGTTTAACTCCAGAAAAAGACGAGCAGAAAGATCTACAAGATAGATTCGGCAGACTAAGTGAGAAGATACTTTTACTAAAACCTGCAAGCTCAAGTGCAGCATTGGAGTTAGCCAGATCATTCGGGATCCAAGCTTATATCCAACCTGACAGCGGAGATATGAAATATAAGACCGCACTAATCTGGGTGGACGATTCTCCCAAGATCAGAGGTATCTTTCCTAAAATTCCGGAAAAACCGGATTCAATAGATCTGCCTTCTCTACTCGTCCGAGCAAAAGAAGTTCCCTAAAATCCTTTAAAATACCATCTCTAGTAAAGTATTTCCCAAAAATTGGAATATCCTAAACCCCATTTAGAAAGGAAAATTCTTGAAAAAGGCCCCAGATCGGAAGTAAAGTGGAAAGCCGCGTTAACAAATTGTTTCCGGAGTTATTCCAAATGCAAAAACGTTTCGTATCGGTCGTATTCGTACTGATCCTATTATTCATCACGCCAATTTCAGCATTAACACCACCGCCCAGTCTGGAATCTCAGGTGAATTCTTCCAACTTTATCGCTTTGGCAAAACTTTCCAATGTGAAAGAAAGTAAGATCTCTTCTAATTCTATTTCAGTCACTGCAAGTGTAGAAATCCTAAAATCCTTAAAAGGAGGAAAGGAACTCCCTCAAAAATTCGATATCGCATTTTTGATCTTTCCGGAGTTATTCGGAAAATGGTTGAAGGCGGCCCCTCAAGAGGGAGAATATATACTTTTTCTAATTAAGAAAAAAGTAAAGGATAGCAAAGGTGTCGAATCCGAGGTGATCGGACTTTACGAACCACACCCTTACGCTTTCCGAGAATACAACAAACAGCTAGAAGAAAACATTTTATCTTTAATTAAGAACTAAAGGACAAATAGATGAAACTGAATTCACGTTTATTATCCGCTCTATTACTTTTACTATCTACGGGCAGCCTATTCTCCCAAACACCTCCCGGCTTGGGAATGAAACAAGAACCGGCGGAACTTTTAGCGTCTTTCAAAGAAGCTAATCCGAACAGGATCTCTCATAGAGGACTTTCTTCTTCTGTAGATCTATCACGGTACATGCCTCCTGTAGGAGACCAAGGACAACAGAGTTCTTGTGTGGCTTGGTCCACTGCTTATGCCACTAAATCCTTCCAGGAATATATGGAAAGGAAGGACAGAGGTTGGAAACTAAGCGATTCTTCCGGAACGCCAAACTATTCTAACATATTCTCACCTGCATTTATCTATAACCAGATCAATGGAGGAAGGGATAACGGCTCTTTGATCTCGGATGCGATGCGTCTTGTTGTGGAAAAAGGGGCCGCTCCTTGGTCTTCTATGCCTTATAACGAAAGAGATTATCTAGCTCGCCCCCCTCAAGACGCTTTTAATGTGGCATCTTCTTATAAGGCAAAAGAGTTTTTAAGGATTAGGCAAACAGATCCTAACGAATTGAAAAACCAACTTGCACTCGGAAGGCCTGTCGTGGCAGGGATTCTAGTTTATGAAAACTTTATGAACCTAAAAGGAAAAGAAGTTTATAAAGAAGGGGTCGGAAAAACCTACGGCGGACATGCGATCGCGATCGTAGGGTACGACGATTCAAAAGGTGTATTTAAATTTATTAACTCTTGGTCCACTCAATGGGGAGATGATGGTTACGGGTATATCGATTATAGATGGTTCACCAAGGTTTGCCAATCCGCTTTCGTTCTTGTAGATGATGTTGCGCCTACAACTACTA
This region of Leptospira andrefontaineae genomic DNA includes:
- a CDS encoding energy transducer TonB, giving the protein MNPTLEKVKTDVIQKLKELSLWEICVYGSLAFHLFLFLTYYYITHKEKEFVDSEQLEMNVEVDIQDIPPELLGGETSPTHKDPNEWVEGANEEGKDPDPNEIKENEISGEGTDKDGFLFAFYGDKAPTPIIDFSLRDYFPENARAQGISDAMIYLEVQVDEKGNLINAKVIKSSIRGYGFEEAAVKVIRLARWSPGYAKGRPTRMNHRVPVHFELDDN
- a CDS encoding SCO family protein, producing MTGVIASLIIVFFFSHSNTGMIQAEKDVPEETLILADKQESVSIQSIFFGKQNFLYFGSLDSSKNDLDQVEKFVQWFDKSAPGDSQFVFISLTPEKDEQKDLQDRFGRLSEKILLLKPASSSAALELARSFGIQAYIQPDSGDMKYKTALIWVDDSPKIRGIFPKIPEKPDSIDLPSLLVRAKEVP
- a CDS encoding LIC_20196 family exoprotein — its product is MQKRFVSVVFVLILLFITPISALTPPPSLESQVNSSNFIALAKLSNVKESKISSNSISVTASVEILKSLKGGKELPQKFDIAFLIFPELFGKWLKAAPQEGEYILFLIKKKVKDSKGVESEVIGLYEPHPYAFREYNKQLEENILSLIKN